A region from the Branchiostoma floridae strain S238N-H82 chromosome 9, Bfl_VNyyK, whole genome shotgun sequence genome encodes:
- the LOC118422770 gene encoding nuclear receptor subfamily 0 group B member 2-like isoform X1 translates to MPNGPCRLPFAPCYSGTASAAFLCCSFQIWCSVSAMADQLNEMTGTCDRCPPKSLSPEKSILYNLLITPATSDIPPSIPHAPPNNNPVDDPGMDPCCDHGLLCSCGCCSHVSPTAVTLRNPSFAHQQACQVLLRTLTFVKNLPTFGDLCPHDRALLLTSGWSDLFTVGLAQSRVQFNTEPAGGDRAQFNSEPTGYDRVQFNTEPTRGNRVQFHTEPTGGDRVSRCESQIFVRLRASVDGVPTEMEVAKIQNFVERCQVLDLDMKEHSYLMAALLFNPDVPGLVDGRQVEILQNSAHQSLNEYTTARYPLQPLRFARILLGLPALRSIKPKIVTELFFRPLIGAIDMEVILTDMLLKGC, encoded by the exons ATGCCAAACGGTCCATGTAGACTGCCATTTGCCCCATGTTACAGTGGGACTGCCTCCGCTGCATTTCTATGCTGCAGTTTCCAGATCTGG TGTAGCGTTAGTGCCATGGCTGACCAGTTGAATGAGATGACCGGTACGTGTGACCGCTGCCCTCCAAAGTCCCTCTCTCCGGAAAAGAGCATCCTCTACAATCTCCTCATCACCCCAGCCACATCGGACATCCCTCCCAGTATACCCCACGCCCCGCCTAATAATAACCCAGTTGACGACCCAGGCATGGACCCATGCTGCGACCACGGCCTGCTTTGTTCGTGCGGATGTTGCTCGCACGTTTCTCCGACCGCTGTCACACTCAGGAACCCCAGCTTCGCACACCAGCAGGCCTGCCAGGTTTTACTCAGAACTCTCACTTTCGTCAAGAACCTCCCGACCTTTGGCGACCTTTGCCCCCATGACCGCGCCCTGCTGCTGACCTCTGGCTGGTCTGACCTCTTCACGGTGGGGCTGGCCCAGAGCAGGGTGCAGTTCAATACCGAGCCAGCAGGGGGTGACAGGGCGCAGTTCAACTCCGAGCCGACAGGGTACGACAGGGTGCAGTTCAACACCGAGCCGACAAGAGGCAACAGGGTGCAATTCCACACCGAGCCGACAGGGGGCGACAGGGTCTCCCGCTGCGAGAGCCAGATCTTCGTGAGGCTGCGGGCGTCGGTTGACGGCGTTCCCACGGAGATGGAGGTTGCTAAGATACAGAATTTTGTGGAGCGTTGCCAGGTGCTGGACCTGGACATGAAGGAGCACAGCTACCTGATGGCTGCTCTACTCTTTAATCCAG ATGTTCCAGGCCTGGTAGATGGGAGACAAGTGGAGATCCTACAAAACAGTGCCCACCAGTCCCTGAACGAGTACACCACTGCCAGATACCCGCTCCAGCCCCTGCGCTTCGCTCGCATTCTACTGGGCCTCCCCGCGCTACGCAGTATCAAACCCAAGATCGTCACCGAACTGTTCTTCCGACCTCTGATCGGCGCCATCGACATGGAGGTCATCCTGACGGACATGCTGCTGAAGGGCTGCTGA
- the LOC118422770 gene encoding nuclear receptor subfamily 0 group B member 2-like isoform X2, with protein MADQLNEMTGTCDRCPPKSLSPEKSILYNLLITPATSDIPPSIPHAPPNNNPVDDPGMDPCCDHGLLCSCGCCSHVSPTAVTLRNPSFAHQQACQVLLRTLTFVKNLPTFGDLCPHDRALLLTSGWSDLFTVGLAQSRVQFNTEPAGGDRAQFNSEPTGYDRVQFNTEPTRGNRVQFHTEPTGGDRVSRCESQIFVRLRASVDGVPTEMEVAKIQNFVERCQVLDLDMKEHSYLMAALLFNPDVPGLVDGRQVEILQNSAHQSLNEYTTARYPLQPLRFARILLGLPALRSIKPKIVTELFFRPLIGAIDMEVILTDMLLKGC; from the exons ATGGCTGACCAGTTGAATGAGATGACCGGTACGTGTGACCGCTGCCCTCCAAAGTCCCTCTCTCCGGAAAAGAGCATCCTCTACAATCTCCTCATCACCCCAGCCACATCGGACATCCCTCCCAGTATACCCCACGCCCCGCCTAATAATAACCCAGTTGACGACCCAGGCATGGACCCATGCTGCGACCACGGCCTGCTTTGTTCGTGCGGATGTTGCTCGCACGTTTCTCCGACCGCTGTCACACTCAGGAACCCCAGCTTCGCACACCAGCAGGCCTGCCAGGTTTTACTCAGAACTCTCACTTTCGTCAAGAACCTCCCGACCTTTGGCGACCTTTGCCCCCATGACCGCGCCCTGCTGCTGACCTCTGGCTGGTCTGACCTCTTCACGGTGGGGCTGGCCCAGAGCAGGGTGCAGTTCAATACCGAGCCAGCAGGGGGTGACAGGGCGCAGTTCAACTCCGAGCCGACAGGGTACGACAGGGTGCAGTTCAACACCGAGCCGACAAGAGGCAACAGGGTGCAATTCCACACCGAGCCGACAGGGGGCGACAGGGTCTCCCGCTGCGAGAGCCAGATCTTCGTGAGGCTGCGGGCGTCGGTTGACGGCGTTCCCACGGAGATGGAGGTTGCTAAGATACAGAATTTTGTGGAGCGTTGCCAGGTGCTGGACCTGGACATGAAGGAGCACAGCTACCTGATGGCTGCTCTACTCTTTAATCCAG ATGTTCCAGGCCTGGTAGATGGGAGACAAGTGGAGATCCTACAAAACAGTGCCCACCAGTCCCTGAACGAGTACACCACTGCCAGATACCCGCTCCAGCCCCTGCGCTTCGCTCGCATTCTACTGGGCCTCCCCGCGCTACGCAGTATCAAACCCAAGATCGTCACCGAACTGTTCTTCCGACCTCTGATCGGCGCCATCGACATGGAGGTCATCCTGACGGACATGCTGCTGAAGGGCTGCTGA